The Tenrec ecaudatus isolate mTenEca1 chromosome 17, mTenEca1.hap1, whole genome shotgun sequence sequence AGTAAATGAGTGTCCAAAGTCTGAGGCTCTCAAAGGAGTCTTtacaaatgaaaatattcattaGATAATGATTTAGGTTGAGAAGAAATTTAATAAATGTCTCTAATGTGTAGTGTAGGTATTCAAGATGACATTCCCTGCCTTGCTCCTGGGGGCAGATTCAGAAGCAGAGCAATAGTAGAGGTTTCTAATCCCTAAAATTCTCTATCCCACCATTTGGGGCACAATTCCTCTAGAGGCTCCCCACATTAATTAAGGGTTAATGGAAGGGCCagagtgccctggtggcatagaggttaagcactgggctatgATTGGCAAGGTTGGCTATGGGAGAGCACCTGGGGGGAAacggttacagtctgggaaacacacaggggaagttctaccccgccctacggggtcactatgagtcagtgcagacttgatggcagtgagtttggggtttggttggttgttttttttggaggggccagggaagcctttGGTCAAGGAAGGGGCCTCATAGGAAGGGGAGCCTTTGGCACTCAGCGGCTGGTCTCCACAGCCCCCCTGTGACGGAACTCTGACCCACTAAGCCACCTCTGCAAGAGCTGCAacaagggaggaaatgagctccAGGGCCGCCCAATGTGGCCTCCACATATGTAGGTGACAACAGCCCCTAAACTGCCACCCAGCCAATCccgactcatggtgatcttacaggacagggtggaattgtccctttgagtTTTTGGAAttttaactctttagaggagtagacaacctcatctttctcccgaggagtaattggtgggttcaaaccactaaccttgtggtgaCCAGTTTAATGCATAGCCCACAACGGCATCTGGGATCCTACAAACTAGTCCCTAGGACagctaaaatgaaaataaacttggtaaagggagaggaagagtaATGTCTTTCTAATACGTATTATCCTGGGCCAACTTTTGAATTGGCAGAAAATTAACCTCAGGCTAGATTgtcttcaaaaaaggtaaaacaaGTAAACACTACTGGGTTGAAACAATTCTATACACTAAAAATGATATCCAAGTAGAATAAATATTTGggtttttattatgaatttataAAAACACCATGTATTATAAGTGGATGTATAACCCAAACTAAACCAATCCACTACTGATTCAGATGCATAAcattagaggacagagtagaacaacttCATAAGGTTTCCGTGACGGTGAGTCTTTACACAGCACTGCCAGGGTACTGTCTAAGTGGATGTATAAagtcccaaccaaactcactgacattgactcAATTCCAACTTCCAGTGACGCTatctagagtttctgagactgtaaagaactttacaggagcagaaagccttctctttcccctGCGGAGCCAcgggaggtttgaactgctgtctttgTGACTagtagcccagtgcctaacctgtAGTACCGCCAGGACTCCTTAAGTGGATGTATAATTAATGCATTTTATAGAGTCTTTAATACCTCGAGAGGGTAGATTCTTTCCCTGGACTGAGTATAGAGATGTACTTACTGTTTAGAGTTAGCGTCTGACCCATAGGTTCtagcttatttggcctaccatccCCCTTTTGGGGGAAATTATTCAGCACCCCTGTGGCaattgaaaatgtttgaactataGCCCATGATccgggataaagtgtaggcatctgcttttgcagcccccccctccacccccatcatcCTAGTTTGGGAAACAGTGCACTTCCTCAATgagttatatttttaaatgtccatGTGATTTTTAATGGTGTATTTAACATAGTTGTGTCTGTTTTTCGACAGATTGTAGAAGATTGGAAATTCATAGCCCAGGTTCTCGACCGGATGTTTCTGTGGACATTTCTACTGGTTTCAATTGTTGGATCTCTTGGTCTTTTTGCTCCTGTCATTTATAAATGGGCAAACCTAATTGTGCCCGTGCATATTGGAAATGCAAACAAGTGATACTTCACAAAGGGCTGTATTATGACTTTACCTACCTAAAGGCCCGTGTCTCTTAAGGCACCTGGTTGACATGGATGAAAACGTTAGCTTGAACAGGCTAGTAGCTGCTAAAATCAGCTTCCCTTACTGCACTGTGCATTAGGACACCTGCCTGCATGACCGAGAGTAAGAAGCGACCTAATCACGTTTGCCCTTTGGAAGCCAGCACCCAAATATTACCCGAGCTACTAGTGAACACCCGGAGCTGTGTCCTGGCAAGTCATTCGACCTAGTAGCAAACAGTGAAGCGCATGTTTTGATTACGCTGAGAAACACCAGCTGGCGTTGAAGCCTCATTTCAACACCAATATTTGGTGACGCTGGATGTTTAAGTCTGGATCCTCTGGCTATCACTGATCTTCAGTGTAATGTGCTGTCATACGTAGTATGATCACAATCTCGTGGGCGCTGCTTTCTGGAACCCTGTTGGTTCACAGATGAAGAATGGGAATGGGGAACTCCTTGGTCCCATGTGTTTTGTCTTTAGGTCAGGTACCCTGGTGGTCATGCTGGGTAAGTGTTGGCCTAGGAGctgcagacccaccagctgctttactGGAGAAAGCTGGAGGCGGTATGGAGGCTgtttgcttccgtaaagattcccTAAAGACTTCCAGCCCTGGAACCCCTGTGCAGGGTCACCGCGAGTCGGGAGTCCACTCAGTGGCGGTGGGTTTATTCTTTAGATGCCCATGCTGAATAGCCATTGCGTTACCTTTCTATAGCTCCCTTGGAGAATCATGTACCAGGCAACTCCTTGGACATGCAGCGGCACATTCTTAATGTTAGCTTCAACTCCCTAGGCCACATTGTCTACATTTAATACACCATGTTCTCGATAAATTGTGCTAGTATTTCTTGATCCTTGACCGTAGAATCCAAAAGCCTTCCGAACCTAATGGTCTCCGAGTGgactccaacccacagcgaccctatatagtttctgaggctgtagatctttccaGGGACAGACAGCTTCATGTGTCTTCTGAGGAGAACTAGGGGGTTTAACACGGACCTTTCCACTAGCAGCCTGATGCCTAACCGACAGTGCTGCCAGGGCTTCTTTGATCAGAGACGAGTCCGCTGCCATGACATGAGTCGCATTTTCAAACCATGTCTATGGATGCGCTTAAAGCGTTCTCTAAGAAAACCATCTTACTGAGATTAAAGATGGCACAACAGTCGAATCTGATATAAGCATATTGTGACTATCTGGAATGTTTCCGTTTTTCTGTCTCTCTAACAATTACAGTGATCAAGTTTCAGGGCTGCACAGGCTGCTGACCGAAGTTAGTTTTACTATTAAGTCTTCGTATCGTATAACGAATGGATCCCAGACAAGCAAGTTCCGTCTAAATGTCCCTATGCGACTATGACCAGAAAAGCCAAACCTGGAATGTTGGATTGAATTTAGCCCTTGTAACTCTTGTGTGTAGAGTAAGTCACCCATCTCCGTTCATGTCAGCACTCTTTGGAAGGCAGAGAGGTCCCGATCGAATTTGCATTTTACAGTAGGCAGGTGTTTCATGTCATCTGAATGAAATTCTGGTTTGATGAATGTAAGTTGCTTGTCAGCTATCTTGGCATGCCATCATCCCTGATCACTCTTATATCTCCATTGCTGTTACTTAAGATTTTGATGTATAAATGCAATTTATAAAAATCTTCCACTTGGCTTAACTGAAACATGAGTCACAGCGGGTGGCACTTTTGTGAGTTTATTTTTGCATTAGGAAAAACACGAGAGCCACTAGGGAAAAGCCCAACATCGTGTCTGTGAGTCCGCATCTGTCCCTGGTCAGTCAGCTCCAGAAGCGTCGTAGCGTGGGCCGGAACACATGgtccaacactggggtggggagctgTGTCTCTGCCAAGGGCCACACTGGCCACATGCTAAGTAACCCAGCCTTCAAGCGATGGCGCAGGTGGGCTTCACTGGGATTGATGTTTGGAAGGTCGTGTACAGCCCAGGACCGGACTTCCCCACCCCTGGTCTAAAAGGTATGGTTCTCAATTGGAGGCCATTTTGCCCAAGAGGGCATTCTGGTTGTCACACTGGGGGAGTGGTTCTGTTAGCATCTGGTGAGCAGAGGCCAGGGTGCTACTGAACTCACAAAAACACACTGCCAGTgaggcaatgccaactcacagtgaccctgtaggacagggttgaactgcctctgtgggcttctgagactggaactataCTAGAGtagtgtctttctcccttggagcagctggtggttttgaactgctgacctttcagatcgcagcccagcagataaccattataccaccatgGCTCCCTAAAGGTTCTATGATGTATGGGGCAGCCCCCGGCCCCCACTGCTCACAACAAAGAATCACCTGGCCCCAGATGCCAACAGTGCTTCAGCAGAAACCTTGCTTTAAGAGTTCAGTAACACAACTGTGTGAATGTGATTAGGCATCGGTTCACATGGCAGAATTATCTAGACGTATGTAAGAATGGAGAATGGAGCTTTCCCTTACCCCTGAACATGAAATTCATGGTGAGAACTGGTCTGCGGGGTGGGGTGTGGTACTTTAAAAAGACTGGGAGCTACCTAAGAAAGCTCATTGGGAAATCTGAAATCCTGACCAAACAAATTTCACATTTCGGAGCAAGTAGATTTCCTGTTTGTTTGTCTGTATCAACCACTGCAAAATGGGGCGGAGGGAGGAGGTGTTTTGGGGGCAGTTTTAATAGTTACCCATTTTTATCTGTCCCTTGGCACAGCATGCTGTGGAAGAATTATACTTGGACTTTTTTTTATTCTCCACTTTATTAAAAAGACTAAATATTCATTTATCCACAATGAATACTAACTTTTTCTTGCAtggctttgtttgtttatttgtttattcattcgacAGAAATCAGGACAGCAGGTAAACCTTGAGATGCCAGGAACAAAGTATCATCATGGGAAGTGCGTCACTCTTCAGTGACAGCCCTCTCCCACGCTCCTCCGGCGCCTGCGTGTTGTGGTTTGGTGCTTACATGTCATCCCTGGCCATCAAGGGCTGCAGAAACAATCCTGCTGTCCCTAAAATGCACACCAGGATGAAGACCCACAGAAAAATGCGGTCAATCACCATGGCAACGTACTTCCAGTCATCTTGAATCTGGAAAACAAAACATGTCAAAGAGGGAAGGAAAGCATGAAGGGAACACATTTTGATGTTAAATGGTCAGTCTGTTTCGATCGCAGAAGCCCCCTTGTTTCTATTAGGTGAGGCACTTTGTTCTCTAATTGATGGCATCCAAGGGACTCTGCCAGCCTCAAGTCTCTCTGAACCCAGTTGAGCCAACAGGTGTAGAATATTGTCATGATAACTCCATTCAAATGAGGAATATCCTTGAAaggagatggtgtaaaatatgaaaacgaaaataattgataaattatgaagggatcatgagggtgggaggatggggagggataggagctgaaaaaaattttaaaaataggagctgatgccaaaggctcaagtagaaagaaaatgtttgggaaatgatggtggggcaacataggtacaaaagtgcttgacacaatggatgtatagattgttataagaattttaagtgtgaagaagcacaccagcctgtgtgatcacaaggtgccgaaggaaccggttatcaggcatctgagagcaaaaaatcatatcattgtgtgctcacctccctgataagattgctgaagacaaatgggtgcataagcaaatgtggcaaagaaagctgatggtgcctggctatcaaaagatatagcgtctggagtcttaaaggcttgaaggtaaacaagcggccatctagctcaggagcaacaaagcccacatggaagatgcataccagcctgtgcgatcatgaggtgtcgaagggaccaggtatcaggcatcatcagaacaaaaaatcatatcattgtgaatgaggggactggtgtggagtggagacccaaagtccatttgtcggccactggacatcccctttcagaagggtcttggggaggagatgagccactcagcatgcgatgtagcaacgatgaaatataaaactttcctctaattcctaaatgcttcctcccccccactatcatgatcccaattctaccttacaaatctagctagaccagaggatgtacactggtacagatagaaacacagggaatccagggcggatgatctcttcaggaccagtggtgcaagtggccatacctggagggtggagggagggtgggatggaaagggggaaccgattacaaggatctacatataacctcctccctgggggacggacaacagaaaagtgggtgaagggagacgtcggacagtacaagatgtgacaaaataatttataaattatcaagggttcatgagggaatgggagcagggaggggggaaaatgagctgatgccaggggcttaggtggagagcaaatgttttgagaatgatgagggcaatgaatgtacaaatgtgctttacacaattgatgtatgtatggattgtgataagagttgcatgagcccctaataaaatgatttaaaaaaaataaaaaatccagAATATCTTAATGTGttcattatattaaaaatataaaattatattaaatatagAATTATATTAATTTATGTGATCATAAATTAATATGTAATATACAATATCGATTATATAtttctccccccccaaaaaataaaccaGATTCCAATTTATAAAGTTAGTCAAACCAGTTACTTCACTTCTAGTTCTGGAAGGATTCTGGAGTGGCTAATATGACCATTCAGCATCATCTACCATTActtaaaaatactttctttcaGTCGTCAGTTGTGGATACTAATTTCCTTTGACTATCTGTCACCTTGACCCGAAATGAAAGAAGCACTTCAGGATAAGGCCATcctaccatcctcacagtgaagCCCTACTGACGAGATGTCCACTTCTATTCTTAAGGTCACCGTGTCATGGAATGCGGTGCAGCTGTGGGGCGGGCTGCGCATCAGTAACTGCCAGCAGTAAAAGTAAATGACGGGAAGAGATGCCATGGCTGTCCCATGCAGCTTCATGTTCAACTTGAACTAGGAAGGCGAGCTGTGTGCTCATTATACTCCTAGACAACTCAGAAAGCAAAGGAACTGTAATTGAGTTCAGGGAGAGAAACCATGAATCAACTGACTCTGAAGAAATAATCACATAATCAAGAGGCAGCATGTGACTTGGTAATTTAATTCAGTGCCCTGAAATGACCGCTAGAGATTATTTTATTCCCTCACGCTGAGCTCCAGTGGATGTGTCCTCTGGTGACACCAAGAAGTCACAGGTAAAATTAGAACCATAAGGACCTGTTTGCCACAAGGCATTTTCTGGAATCCCGAGGGCTTTTCTTGGAAAGTGCTTCAAGTAAGCAATAGCTCCTGTGATTCTTGTCCACTGCTACCTGCTACACCCCAAGCTCTCGGAGGCAGTGGGCGAGCGTGGAGacagctttcactgtcatcccagCTCCGCCCCGTTCCAGGTGTGAGAATCTGGGTAAATGGACTTCtccaagcctcaactttctcatcTGGATAATGAAAGAATAGTACATACCTCGCAGGATCACTGTGAGAATTATACAATGTGCCTGGTATCGTGTCTTCCCAAACAGTAACTAGAATATTAATGCTGACTTTAAAAAGCCCGTATCCAAGCAGACACCTCCCTCTCACAACACTTTGCGTGGTTTAAGCTAATGAAAAAAGACGGGGCTGGGTCTCATTTAGTAATATGAATAGTACTGCATCGAAGCTTCACACTCAaaggagaaagagctttctactcctgtgaacagttactgtctcggaatcccacaggagtcgatatgagtcagccttgactcgatggcagtgagttcttgagAAAGCCTTTTCAGAGCACAATGACAGTTGGCAAGTCTCTGGAAACCTTGGAACTGAATGGGCAAAATGGTGAACTAACCCAAGCTACTAATTTCCTCTTCAGTCTAACCCTAGAGATGCTGCAGAGATGAAAGGAGAGAGTCCTTACAAGACGAAGTCTGGGAAGGTATGGCTTGGTGAGTGTGCAGTGCAGTGAACTCCTTAATATGGCGCTTCTAGTCATAGCCTCTGTCCAAAAAGCCAAGCACCAGTACGGAGTCATAGGgacgccctgtgggcttctgagactgtaactgtttaggggactAGAAGGCCTGTCTtatctcctggtggtttcaaactgtcaatcatgcagatcacagcccaactcataatcacgacaccaccagggttcccctcTGTAGCTTGGACCAAATAACACTTTCCTGATGGATCTGGGTAAGAGATGGCTGGGGATTTAGGTGAGTGGCTGTTAACAGGATTACGATTGCCTCCTGCAAGGCATAAAACAAGGCAGGGAGCAGAAGAGCTAGGAGTGCAGCATCCCCTTTAGACCTTGAGCTCTCTATGCAGAAGAGTGCAGAGTAGCAATCAGGAGAACCTAGAGCCAGAGCACGAGACAGCCATGGACTGCaatgcctccaggcacttaattggaaGAGCTATATTTGCTGACCCAGAGCTAGAGCTGAGCCCTTAGGCTGAAATTTATGGTTGAGTGGTATGCCCTTTTGGCATCTATTGGCAGCCCTAAAAAAAGTTCTGTCACATGGCCTGAGCAGGGTAGAAGCCAGTCTAAGATGTTGAGGACCAGAAAGAGGTCTGCCTGTGGGTATGGTAGAGAGGATATTGTCCTGACTGAACAATTGTATCCTGAGTATTTCTTACCTGAATTGTaatctgtcaacttccctaataaaccccacaaTCGTGAGTACGGCCTGTGAATTCTATGCAACCGTTGGAAGGAATTCTTGAACCCAGTTGAGAAGTACTgaatgtgtgtatgagagagaaggCTGGTGTCAGTTGTTAATACGGGTTGGAAGGTGGAGGGCATGTCTGACCTTATCTTCATAGGGATGGGCCTCTGTTGCTGCTGATTCTCTTCCTTGCTTGTGAAATTAGTGTTCAGATTCCACCCTTACCTCATTCTTTTTCACAGGGTGTCAGTCCAGTCAGGAGGGCcccgtgtgtgggggggggggagagtggaaggtgaggaGAACTTGGGAGTTGTGCTCTTTTCTCCCTGCCTCTTTGGCCCCTCCGTGTATGTCCTCTCCCAGCCCTGAGATGGGTACTCAGGGGATCATTTCTGAGTGAAGGAGAGTTCAGTTGTGGTAAAGAACAGAGAACAGGCACCCATTGAGACTAGCTATCACTCTAACTCTAGGAACTCTGGAGCCCATGAGAATTTGAGATTCTGTTCAGCATCTCCTCCCTTTGATCAGGATTTTTCTGTGgagtctttgatcaaaatgttcagtgatggtagccggacaccatccagttcatttgatctcctggcaaaggaggcagtccTTCCTGGAGTTAATTTGTCACACATCCTATATCCTCCTGTTGCTGGCATTCCTACCTCTCTGGTGCTCCGGAGCCTCACGTAAGCTTGGAAGACCCAAGGCACTATGCAGTGAACTAGGAGCTAGAACAGAAGCACTGAGCACGTTACTAGGTCAACTCATTGGATGTCCCACAAAACCAAGTCCCTAAATCTCCAAACCAAGGACCCAAATCCCATGAGGTATTTGATTGAACTTTAAGCAGGTTCTGtagctactttaaaaaaaaaaaaattttttgtcctGCAAAATTTGTATGTCAGGAAAACCACTGCAGCTGCAGGTAAAAGAGGGCCTGGTTTTGGGGCTGTATGTCTGGGATCGGCTGGCGGTGTCGTGTTGTCACTGACATGCTCAGCGTTGCTCACATGCATGGCAGTGGGGAGATGAGGGCTGTTGCCGCCACTGCCACCTCTACTTGTGTGTGCCATTCCAAGCTGTCTGAAGAGGCTTCTTGACATTTTGCTACCAATGTTAATTATTTCCAGTGCATCAGGAGCTGAAATCATCCCACTAATTAGTTCTTTGTGAATAATCAACTTAAGACAGAGCCAATTAAATTTGGAGCAGAGATGGTTATAAAAGCATCGATGTGATGCTGgtaactgggtgggggtgggggttgaacaGAGGAACATGTCACAGTCAGACCCACAACATAAGGGTCAAACTCTCTCTATTGCAGgtacttcccattcttctcagcatAAGCTGACAATAGAAATCAGTCCATCCAACTAAAAAATGGGCCAAAAAGCTCACCAAAGAAGGGAGAATGTGTCCAACAGGCATCTGAAAAAGAGCTCAACATGATTGCTCAGCCGGGAAATGCCCAGTCCAACAGCAGCGAGAACTATGGTACATGTAGCCAAGGGTGGGGGCAGCTGGGCCTCAAGCTGGCAGGGGCAGCTGGCGTGGCACTTGGGAAAACCATAGTACCTGCTAAAGTTAAAGATGCATTCCCCCCAATGAGCGAGCAGCGGCACTCCCACATTCAGAGCCACGAGAAGTCGGTTTGAGTGAAAACATGACGTGTAAAAGTGCTTCTAGCAACCTAATTCATAATACCCCTTTCTTTCTGGAAAGAATTAGATGCCCTGCAACTCTAGGCTAAACAAGCAGGTCTGGGACAGTCAGAGTGTGGAATAGTAACACaccaatgaaaaagaaataaCTACAAAAGATAAACCTCAAAAACCCTATGATGGATGCAAGAAATCAGGCATGGGAGAATCCAGGCTAGGATATTTATTTCACTTACGTGAAATCCCAGAGGAGGCAAAGCTAATCAAGGTGAAAGAAGACAGAGATAGCAGCTACGAAGGAGGGAGGAGACTCTGGGAAGGGACATGAGCACGTTCCTTATCTTGATCTGGATGGCGTTCACACGGGTATGGCACATAATGTAAACACTCGTCGAGGTATGCAGTTTACTCAGTAAATTATAGCTCAAcagaggagtgggggggggggggggcaggggaaaccACCcgggaaagaagaaataaaaatgtaagcTGCAAAAGAAATGTAAGCTCAGCTGAGTCCTGGTTGGAGATCTGGCCTTATACTCTTTCCCAGGTTAGCCCCTAATCCACTGTCCCTGGCATTGGCTGTGCTAGTGGCCCAGATTTCTGCCAGCCCAGTGGCTGACTTTGGGGGACCATATACTCATGAGCTTTATCACCCCTTTATACAGATGAGAAACAAGCCCAGAGAGGGGAGGTAACACATTCAAGGGCATGCACTTGGTGATGAGAGGAGCCAGTTCTGAACCTAGGTAGACCTTCGGTCCCTCCCCCTGCCACTAGCCTTTCTCCACAAGAAACCAGTCAACAGAGGTCTAGCTAATGAACGAATGGTTGCTCTAACAATACTTCACACACCCTTACCTCTTTGGCTTCATTTTGTGCCTTCATATTTTCAGCAATATATTTAACACTTTCAACTGCTTCTTTGATTTCTGGTGACAAAGCAGAGAGGGAGAACGTGGCCTCGACAGACTCGGAGCTGGAGCTTCTCGTGAGGTTGGCGCTGAAGTTTGAGATCTTGATCCGGCGGTGGTGGCAGACGCCGCACAGCCTGTCCCTGCAGGGATGGCCGtcctcgcagcccttggcctctggGCGGCTGAAACAATTCATGTTGGAGCGCTCGGCGCTGTAGAGGGGCCTGGGCTTCTGAGCGTGCTCCTCGTTGGCAGCTGGCCTGGTCATGAACATGACCCTGGGAAGCAAGTTGAGGAAGACGGTCTTCACCCACAGGGGCATGGTGTGCATGGTGGGGGTCCTGTAGTGCACATTGAGCACAAAGACGGTGATGACAATGGACAGGGTGACAAAGATCATGGTGAACAGGAGGTACTCCCCGATCAGGGGGATGACCAGAGAGGTGGACGGGATGGTCTCGGTGATCACCAGGAGGAAGACAGTCAAGGAGAGGAGGACCGAGATGCAGAGCGTCACCTTCTCGCCACAGTCGGAGGGCAGGTAGAAGACAAGCACggtcaggaaggagatgagcaggCAGGGGATGATGAG is a genomic window containing:
- the CHRNA3 gene encoding neuronal acetylcholine receptor subunit alpha-3 translates to MSQLVKVDEVNQIMETNLWLKQIWNDYKLKWNPSDYDGAEFMRVPAQKIWKPDIVLYNNAVGDFQVDDKTKALLKYTGEVTWIPPAIFKSSCKIDVTYFPFDYQNCTMKFGSWSYDKAKIELVLIGSSMNLKDYWESGEWAIIWAPGYKHDIKYNCCEEIYQDITYSLYIRRLPLFYTINLIIPCLLISFLTVLVFYLPSDCGEKVTLCISVLLSLTVFLLVITETIPSTSLVIPLIGEYLLFTMIFVTLSIVITVFVLNVHYRTPTMHTMPLWVKTVFLNLLPRVMFMTRPAANEEHAQKPRPLYSAERSNMNCFSRPEAKGCEDGHPCRDRLCGVCHHRRIKISNFSANLTRSSSSESVEATFSLSALSPEIKEAVESVKYIAENMKAQNEAKEEQKDQEIQQLKPVEMSTETSGREPGL